The Agromyces hippuratus genome has a window encoding:
- a CDS encoding DUF885 domain-containing protein, with protein MTSSERTPTDVDRIAEGWVDTLVELNPGVGTYIGRTTFDEQLADYSPEGHERSIAATREALAALRAATPVDDVDRITVADLGSELELELERHDAGLHLRDLNVIASPAQDIREVFDLMPTDAPDEWERIATRLEAVPGAIDGYIETLREGIARGTVPAARQVREVAAQARRIAKPDGFFGTFAGSAKAGGTDLPVSITSHLGTGAEAAAASYGRLAEFLETELHPVAGEHDGVGREIYALQSRHFLGAVIDLDETYEWGIEELARMVAEQESIASEILPGASVHEAIAFLDGDPSRKLHGTEALQRWMQETSDRAVAELAGTQFDIPAEIRTLECMIAPTQEGGIYYTGPSDDFSRPGRMWWSVPEGVTEFDTWRELTTVYHEGVPGHHLQIGQAVVNRGQLNTWRRQLAGTSGHAEGWALYAERLMQSLGYLDDPADRLGMLDGQRMRAARVVLDIGVHLGKQRPDGQGAWTGDYAFEFLGQNVNMNEGFVRFEVNRYLGWPGQAPSYKVGQRIWEQLRDEVARREGASFDIREFHRDALALGGVGLDTLRSALLG; from the coding sequence ATGACTTCGAGTGAGCGCACCCCGACCGACGTCGACCGCATCGCAGAGGGGTGGGTCGACACACTCGTCGAATTGAACCCCGGAGTCGGCACCTACATCGGCCGCACGACGTTCGACGAGCAGCTCGCCGACTACTCTCCCGAGGGTCACGAGCGCTCGATCGCAGCCACGCGCGAGGCACTCGCCGCGCTCCGTGCCGCGACTCCGGTCGACGACGTCGATCGCATCACCGTGGCCGACCTCGGCAGCGAGCTCGAGCTCGAGCTCGAGCGCCATGACGCCGGACTCCACCTGCGCGACCTCAACGTCATCGCGAGCCCCGCCCAAGACATCCGCGAGGTCTTCGACCTCATGCCGACCGACGCCCCTGACGAGTGGGAGCGCATCGCGACCCGTCTGGAGGCGGTCCCGGGCGCGATCGACGGCTACATCGAGACGCTGCGCGAGGGCATCGCCCGAGGCACCGTGCCTGCGGCTCGCCAGGTGCGCGAGGTCGCGGCGCAGGCACGACGCATCGCGAAGCCCGACGGATTCTTCGGAACGTTCGCCGGTTCGGCGAAGGCCGGTGGCACCGATCTCCCCGTCTCGATCACGAGTCACCTCGGTACCGGTGCCGAGGCTGCCGCCGCTTCGTACGGCCGCCTCGCCGAGTTCCTCGAGACGGAGCTGCACCCGGTGGCGGGCGAGCACGACGGCGTCGGGCGCGAGATCTACGCCCTGCAGTCGCGTCACTTCCTCGGCGCGGTGATCGACCTCGACGAGACCTACGAGTGGGGCATCGAGGAGCTCGCCCGCATGGTCGCCGAGCAGGAGTCGATCGCGAGCGAGATCCTGCCCGGGGCATCCGTTCACGAGGCGATCGCCTTCCTCGACGGCGATCCGTCGCGGAAGCTCCACGGCACCGAGGCACTGCAGCGTTGGATGCAGGAGACGAGCGACCGTGCCGTGGCCGAACTCGCCGGCACGCAGTTCGACATCCCCGCTGAGATCCGCACGCTCGAATGCATGATCGCGCCGACGCAAGAGGGCGGCATCTACTACACCGGACCGAGCGACGATTTCTCGCGCCCCGGCCGCATGTGGTGGTCGGTGCCCGAGGGCGTCACCGAGTTCGACACCTGGCGCGAGCTCACCACCGTGTACCACGAGGGCGTTCCCGGTCACCACCTGCAGATCGGGCAGGCCGTCGTGAACCGCGGTCAGCTGAACACGTGGCGGCGCCAGCTCGCCGGCACCTCCGGGCACGCCGAGGGCTGGGCGCTCTACGCCGAGCGGCTCATGCAGAGCCTCGGCTACCTCGACGACCCGGCCGACCGGCTCGGCATGCTCGACGGCCAGCGCATGCGCGCCGCCCGCGTCGTGCTCGACATCGGCGTGCACCTCGGCAAGCAGCGGCCCGACGGGCAGGGCGCCTGGACCGGCGACTACGCCTTCGAGTTCCTCGGTCAGAACGTCAACATGAACGAGGGCTTCGTGCGGTTCGAGGTCAACCGCTACCTCGGCTGGCCTGGCCAGGCGCCGTCGTACAAGGTCGGCCAGCGCATCTGGGAGCAGCTGCGCGACGAGGTCGCCCGCCGCGAAGGCGCGTCGTTCGACATCCGCGAGTTCCACCGCGATGCGCTCGCACTCGGCGGTGTCGGGCTCGACACCCTGCGTTCCGCGCTGCTCGGCTGA
- a CDS encoding DNA polymerase, whose protein sequence is MSSNDPNLQNIPIRTEDGRRIRKAFRHGTEYTELLTADYSQIEMRIMAHLSGDPGLIEAFNAGEDLHRFVGARVFGVDPADVTPVMRTKVKAMSYGLAYGLSAFGLSKQLRIDRAEATQLMKEYFERFGAVRDYLRMVVEQAKIDGYTETIFGRRRPFPDLNSPNRVLRENAERAALNSPIQGSAADIIKIAMARVENDLAAQGMASRMLLTVHDELIFEVAAGESETLETLVRDRMANAAELLVPLDVQIGRGANWEDAAH, encoded by the coding sequence ATGTCGTCGAACGACCCGAACCTGCAGAACATCCCGATCCGCACCGAAGACGGCCGGCGCATCCGCAAGGCGTTCCGGCACGGCACCGAGTACACCGAGCTGCTCACGGCCGACTACTCGCAGATCGAGATGCGCATCATGGCGCACCTCTCGGGCGACCCCGGGCTCATCGAGGCGTTCAACGCCGGCGAAGACCTGCACCGCTTCGTCGGTGCACGCGTGTTCGGGGTCGACCCCGCCGACGTGACCCCGGTGATGCGCACGAAGGTGAAGGCCATGTCGTACGGCCTCGCCTACGGCCTCAGCGCCTTCGGCCTCTCGAAGCAGCTCCGCATAGATCGCGCCGAGGCGACGCAGCTCATGAAGGAGTACTTCGAACGCTTCGGTGCGGTGCGCGACTACCTGCGCATGGTCGTCGAGCAGGCGAAGATCGACGGCTACACCGAGACGATCTTCGGTCGTCGCCGCCCCTTCCCCGACCTCAACAGCCCGAACCGGGTGCTTCGCGAGAACGCCGAGCGCGCCGCGCTGAACTCGCCGATCCAGGGCTCGGCCGCCGACATCATCAAGATCGCGATGGCCCGCGTCGAGAACGACCTCGCGGCACAGGGCATGGCGAGCCGCATGCTGCTCACCGTGCACGACGAGCTCATCTTCGAGGTCGCAGCGGGGGAGTCCGAGACGCTCGAGACGCTCGTGCGCGACCGCATGGCGAACGCCGCTGAACTGCTCGTACCGCTCGACGTGCAGATCGGTCGCGGGGCGAACTGGGAGGACGCGGCGCACTGA
- a CDS encoding hotdog fold thioesterase — MTQTSDPIDYLHTRGTGALAEKMGIEFVEFSVDRSVARMPVEGNTQPAMLLHGGAYVVLGESLGSMAANLWAGAGKLAVGIEINATHTRSATSGWVTGVCTPIHLGRTLTTHEIAVTDDQGRRCSTIRITNLIKDRPAA; from the coding sequence ATGACCCAGACGAGCGATCCCATCGACTACCTCCACACCCGCGGAACGGGTGCACTGGCCGAGAAGATGGGCATCGAGTTCGTCGAGTTCTCGGTCGATCGCTCCGTCGCGAGAATGCCGGTCGAGGGCAACACCCAGCCGGCGATGCTGCTGCACGGCGGCGCCTACGTGGTGCTCGGCGAATCGCTCGGCTCCATGGCCGCGAACCTCTGGGCGGGCGCCGGCAAGCTCGCGGTCGGCATCGAGATCAACGCCACGCACACGCGATCGGCGACGAGCGGATGGGTCACCGGCGTCTGCACGCCGATCCACCTCGGCCGCACCCTCACCACGCACGAGATCGCCGTCACCGACGATCAGGGCCGTCGGTGCTCCACGATCCGCATCACGAACCTCATCAAGGACCGCCCCGCGGCCTGA
- a CDS encoding ANTAR domain-containing response regulator: protein MTDTEPTQSAPRRVVVAEDESLIRLDIVEILRDNGFEVVGEAGDGETAVALATELRPDLVIMDVKMPQLDGISAAERLSKGHIAPVVLLTAFSQKELVERASEAGALAYVVKPFTPNDLLPAIEIALARYAQIIALEAEVGDLVERFETRKLVDRAKGLLNEKMGLSEPEAFRWIQKASMDRRLTMKDVSQAIIEQLAAKK, encoded by the coding sequence GTGACAGACACCGAACCAACTCAGTCGGCACCGCGCCGCGTGGTCGTGGCGGAAGATGAGTCGCTCATCCGCCTCGATATCGTCGAGATCCTGCGCGACAACGGCTTCGAGGTCGTCGGCGAGGCCGGTGACGGCGAAACGGCAGTTGCGCTCGCCACCGAGCTGCGGCCCGACCTCGTCATCATGGACGTCAAGATGCCCCAGCTCGACGGTATCTCCGCGGCGGAGCGGCTCTCGAAGGGCCACATCGCCCCGGTCGTGCTCCTCACGGCGTTCAGCCAGAAGGAGCTCGTGGAGCGCGCCAGCGAAGCCGGCGCCCTGGCCTACGTCGTGAAGCCGTTCACGCCCAACGACCTCCTGCCGGCGATCGAGATCGCCCTGGCCCGCTACGCGCAGATCATCGCGCTCGAGGCCGAGGTCGGCGACCTCGTCGAGCGCTTCGAGACCCGCAAGCTCGTCGATCGTGCCAAGGGCCTCCTCAACGAGAAGATGGGACTCTCGGAGCCCGAGGCGTTCCGTTGGATCCAGAAGGCCTCGATGGACCGCCGCCTCACGATGAAAGACGTCTCGCAGGCCATCATCGAGCAGCTCGCGGCCAAGAAGTAG
- the pyk gene encoding pyruvate kinase, translated as MRRAKIVATLGPATSSYEQIRAIIDAGVDVARMNLSHGSYDVHEGVYQNVRKAANDSGKAVAVLVDLQGPKIRLGKFADGPHELAEGDIFKITTEDVVGTKELVGTTFKGLPQDVKPGDFLLIDDGKVRVEVIETDGVVVTTRVIVAGPVSNNKGINLPGVAVNVPALSEKDEADLRWGLELGADIIALSFVRNASDITRVHEIMDEVGRRVPVVAKIEKPQAVDALEEITEAFDAIMVARGDLGVELPLEAVPIVQKRAVEIARRLAKPVIVATQMLESMIHSPVPTRAETSDVANAVLDGADAVMLSGETSVGEYPVITVQTMARIVESTEQHGLDRILPLGTKPRTQSGAITAAAVEVADFVEAKYLCVFTESGETVRRMTRLRSKIPILAFTPDPAIRRRLALNWGVEAFVVSRVTHTDQMVGQVDEALAKTGKAVNGEKVVIISGSPPGIPGTTNDVRVHVVGEVL; from the coding sequence ATGAGACGAGCGAAGATCGTCGCCACCCTCGGGCCGGCGACATCGAGCTATGAGCAGATCCGGGCGATCATCGATGCGGGCGTCGACGTCGCGCGGATGAACCTCAGCCACGGCAGCTACGACGTGCACGAAGGCGTCTACCAGAACGTGCGGAAGGCCGCGAACGACAGCGGCAAGGCGGTCGCCGTGCTGGTCGACCTGCAGGGGCCGAAGATCCGACTCGGCAAGTTCGCCGACGGCCCGCACGAGCTCGCCGAGGGTGACATCTTCAAGATCACCACCGAAGACGTCGTGGGCACGAAGGAGCTCGTCGGCACCACGTTCAAGGGCCTGCCCCAAGACGTGAAGCCCGGCGACTTCCTGCTGATCGACGACGGCAAGGTGCGCGTCGAGGTCATCGAGACCGACGGCGTCGTCGTCACGACCCGCGTCATCGTCGCCGGCCCGGTGTCGAACAACAAGGGCATCAACCTGCCCGGTGTCGCCGTCAACGTGCCGGCACTCTCCGAGAAGGACGAGGCCGACCTCCGCTGGGGCCTCGAGCTCGGCGCCGACATCATCGCGCTCTCCTTCGTGCGCAACGCGTCCGACATCACGCGCGTGCACGAGATCATGGACGAGGTGGGTCGCCGCGTGCCCGTCGTCGCGAAGATCGAGAAGCCGCAGGCCGTCGACGCGCTCGAGGAGATCACCGAGGCGTTCGACGCCATCATGGTCGCCCGTGGCGACCTCGGCGTCGAGCTGCCGCTCGAGGCGGTGCCGATCGTGCAGAAGCGCGCGGTCGAGATCGCGCGTCGTCTCGCGAAGCCCGTCATCGTGGCGACGCAGATGCTCGAGTCGATGATCCACAGCCCCGTGCCGACGCGCGCTGAGACCTCAGACGTCGCGAACGCGGTGCTCGACGGCGCCGACGCGGTCATGCTCTCGGGCGAGACGAGCGTGGGGGAGTACCCCGTCATCACGGTGCAGACCATGGCGCGCATCGTCGAGTCCACCGAGCAGCACGGGCTCGACCGCATCCTGCCGCTCGGCACGAAGCCGCGCACCCAGTCGGGTGCGATCACCGCCGCCGCGGTCGAGGTCGCCGACTTCGTCGAGGCCAAGTACCTCTGCGTCTTCACCGAGTCGGGCGAGACCGTGCGCCGCATGACGCGACTGCGGTCGAAGATCCCCATCCTGGCGTTCACGCCCGACCCCGCGATCCGTCGTCGCCTCGCCCTCAACTGGGGCGTCGAGGCGTTCGTCGTCTCCCGCGTGACCCACACCGACCAGATGGTCGGCCAGGTCGACGAGGCGCTCGCGAAGACCGGCAAGGCGGTGAACGGCGAGAAGGTCGTCATCATCTCGGGTTCCCCTCCCGGAATCCCCGGCACCACGAACGACGTGCGCGTGCACGTCGTCGGCGAGGTGCTCTAG
- a CDS encoding glutamate synthase subunit beta produces MADPKGFLKVTERELPKRRPVPVRIMDFKEVYEQGDPAQLRRQAGRCMDCGIPFCHQGCPLGNLIPEWNDLMYRGEGRAAAERLHATNNFPEFTGRLCPAPCESACVLGINQPAVTIKQVEVSIIDQAFGNGWVQPQPPGRLTGKTVAVVGSGPAGLAAAQQLTRAGHTVAVFERDDRIGGLLRYGIPDFKMEKKHLEQRLAQMTAEGTRFRAGVNIGVDITWAQLRERYDAVVVATGAIVPRDLPIPGRDLPGVHFAMDYLVQSNRHLAGDQVVDQITAEGKHVVVLGGGDTGADCIGTAHRQGALSVTNLAIGKEPGANRPEHQPWPMHPTLFEVQSAHEEGGNRQFLASTVEFLANEVGEVRAIRVAETEYLDGRRVPKAGTEREIPADLVLLALGFTGPETAALDEQLALSVTDRGNLAREADYATAQPGVFVAGDAGRGQSLIVWAIAEGRAAASAVDRYLEGETLLPSPIASTAHAFSI; encoded by the coding sequence ATGGCTGACCCCAAGGGCTTTCTGAAGGTCACCGAGCGCGAGCTGCCCAAGCGGCGGCCGGTGCCGGTGCGCATCATGGACTTCAAAGAGGTCTACGAACAGGGCGACCCCGCGCAGCTCCGCCGTCAGGCCGGGCGCTGCATGGACTGCGGCATCCCGTTCTGCCATCAGGGGTGCCCGCTCGGCAACCTGATCCCCGAGTGGAACGACCTCATGTACCGCGGTGAGGGGCGCGCGGCCGCCGAGCGCCTGCACGCCACGAACAACTTCCCCGAGTTCACGGGGCGGCTCTGCCCGGCGCCGTGCGAGTCGGCGTGCGTGCTCGGCATCAACCAGCCGGCCGTCACCATCAAGCAGGTCGAGGTCTCGATCATCGACCAGGCGTTCGGCAACGGCTGGGTGCAGCCGCAGCCGCCGGGGCGCCTCACGGGGAAGACCGTCGCGGTCGTCGGCTCGGGCCCGGCAGGCCTGGCCGCCGCCCAGCAGCTCACGCGCGCCGGTCACACCGTCGCCGTGTTCGAGCGCGACGACCGGATCGGAGGCCTCCTCCGCTACGGCATCCCCGACTTCAAGATGGAGAAGAAGCACCTCGAGCAGCGGCTCGCGCAGATGACGGCCGAGGGCACTCGGTTCCGCGCCGGCGTGAACATCGGCGTCGACATCACCTGGGCGCAGCTGCGCGAGCGCTACGACGCGGTCGTGGTCGCCACCGGTGCGATCGTGCCCCGGGACCTGCCGATCCCCGGGCGCGACCTGCCCGGCGTGCACTTCGCCATGGACTACCTCGTGCAGTCGAACCGGCACCTCGCCGGCGACCAGGTCGTCGACCAGATCACTGCAGAGGGCAAGCACGTCGTCGTGCTCGGCGGCGGTGACACCGGTGCAGACTGCATCGGCACCGCGCACCGCCAGGGCGCCCTCTCGGTGACGAACCTCGCGATCGGCAAGGAGCCGGGCGCGAACCGGCCCGAGCACCAGCCGTGGCCGATGCACCCGACCCTGTTCGAGGTGCAGAGCGCGCACGAAGAGGGCGGCAACCGCCAGTTCCTCGCCTCCACGGTCGAGTTCCTCGCGAACGAGGTCGGCGAGGTGCGCGCCATCCGCGTCGCGGAGACCGAGTACCTCGACGGACGCCGCGTGCCGAAGGCGGGCACCGAGCGGGAGATCCCCGCCGACCTCGTGCTGCTCGCGCTCGGGTTCACCGGACCCGAGACTGCGGCGCTCGACGAGCAGTTGGCACTGTCCGTCACCGATCGCGGCAACCTCGCCCGCGAAGCCGACTATGCGACCGCGCAGCCGGGCGTCTTCGTGGCCGGCGATGCCGGCCGCGGTCAGTCGCTCATCGTCTGGGCGATCGCAGAAGGTCGTGCTGCGGCATCCGCCGTCGACCGCTACCTTGAAGGCGAGACCCTGCTGCCGTCGCCGATCGCCTCGACGGCGCACGCCTTCTCCATCTGA